The following coding sequences are from one Mycolicibacterium aichiense window:
- a CDS encoding LuxR C-terminal-related transcriptional regulator, translated as MTALIDGNHPGWASKAAPVSAVSRRYDEACRLGIVEPADDPVRAVADTVDAQATLVREALEALGDEQALAALEAVLDLSLLERQLIEDSARRRTLALLRVQEGLSKLRGIDEVATIVDHAPRELVESCGFDRAVLFRVHEGKMVMESAYFGDDVEGAEKMVAFAQSVAPPLDHMLLETQMIRRHAPEIVRDARNDPRVNRPIIDFSLTHSYVAAPVMPTGRVIGFLHADRLYSGRTVDEIDRDTVWAFAEGFGYAFERTVLMERMRRQHADVRSALATAEQAAQALQDADLELRKVEPAERSTASRRLAEVESRVHEMLTRREAEVLRLMADGRTNQQIADELVITPGTVKSHVKRVLRKLHASNRAEAASIYARLAARPEPT; from the coding sequence GTGACCGCGCTGATCGACGGCAACCACCCCGGCTGGGCATCCAAGGCCGCGCCGGTCAGTGCGGTCTCCCGCCGGTATGACGAGGCCTGCCGGCTCGGCATCGTCGAACCTGCCGACGACCCGGTGCGCGCCGTCGCCGACACCGTCGACGCGCAGGCCACCCTGGTCCGCGAGGCGCTCGAAGCACTCGGCGACGAACAAGCGCTCGCCGCGCTGGAAGCGGTGCTCGACCTGTCCCTGCTGGAGCGCCAGCTGATCGAGGACAGCGCCCGGCGCCGGACGCTGGCGCTGTTGCGGGTGCAGGAAGGCCTGTCGAAGCTGCGCGGCATCGATGAGGTCGCCACGATCGTCGACCACGCGCCGCGAGAACTGGTCGAGTCGTGCGGCTTCGACCGCGCGGTGCTGTTCCGGGTGCACGAGGGCAAGATGGTGATGGAGTCGGCCTACTTCGGTGATGACGTCGAGGGCGCCGAGAAGATGGTCGCGTTCGCCCAGTCCGTCGCTCCGCCGCTGGACCACATGCTCCTCGAGACGCAGATGATCCGCAGGCATGCACCGGAAATCGTGCGCGACGCCCGCAACGATCCGCGGGTCAACCGCCCGATCATCGACTTCTCGCTCACCCATTCCTACGTCGCGGCGCCGGTGATGCCGACCGGACGGGTGATCGGCTTCCTGCACGCCGACCGGTTGTACTCCGGGCGGACCGTCGACGAGATCGACCGTGACACGGTGTGGGCGTTCGCCGAGGGATTCGGCTACGCATTCGAGCGGACCGTGCTGATGGAGCGGATGCGGCGCCAGCACGCCGACGTGCGCAGCGCGCTGGCCACCGCCGAGCAGGCCGCCCAAGCCCTCCAGGACGCCGACTTGGAGCTGCGCAAGGTCGAACCCGCCGAGCGCAGCACGGCCAGCCGCCGGCTCGCGGAAGTGGAATCACGCGTGCACGAGATGCTCACCCGCCGCGAAGCCGAGGTACTGCGGCTGATGGCCGACGGGCGCACCAACCAGCAGATCGCCGACGAACTGGTGATCACCCCCGGCACGGTGAAATCGCATGTGAAACGGGTACTTCGGAAGCTGCACGCCAGTAACCGCGCCGAGGCGGCGTCGATCTACGCGCGCTTGGCAGCCCGGCCCGAGCCGACCTGA
- a CDS encoding 16S rRNA (uracil(1498)-N(3))-methyltransferase translates to MADTLFYADAIPVVGQRAVVDGDEGFHAATVRRIRPGEKLVLSDGDGTLARCEVEETSKRGFSAQVLERWTRPRAHPTVTVAQGIPKSERSELAIELATEAGADDFVAWQADRCVARWDGERAEKGLRRWRAVARSAARQSRRGYIPPIDGPVATAALADLVAGRVGSGGLVLALHESADRPLAELPVAQADSIMLIVGPEGGISDAELDRLAEAGATAVRLGPTVLRTTTAAAVALGALGVLTGRWSDQRR, encoded by the coding sequence TTGGCCGACACACTGTTTTACGCCGACGCCATTCCGGTGGTGGGGCAACGTGCTGTCGTCGACGGCGACGAAGGATTTCACGCCGCCACAGTCCGGCGGATCAGGCCCGGCGAGAAGCTGGTCCTCTCCGACGGTGACGGCACGCTGGCCCGCTGCGAGGTCGAGGAGACCAGCAAGCGCGGATTCTCGGCCCAGGTGCTGGAGCGCTGGACGCGCCCGCGTGCGCATCCGACGGTGACCGTCGCGCAAGGCATTCCGAAGTCGGAGCGTTCGGAGCTCGCGATAGAGCTGGCCACCGAGGCCGGTGCCGACGACTTCGTCGCCTGGCAGGCCGACCGGTGTGTGGCGCGCTGGGACGGTGAGCGCGCCGAGAAGGGCCTGCGCCGCTGGCGGGCGGTGGCCCGCTCGGCGGCGCGGCAGTCGCGGCGGGGTTACATCCCGCCCATCGACGGCCCGGTCGCGACGGCGGCACTGGCCGATCTGGTCGCCGGGCGGGTCGGGTCCGGTGGGCTGGTCCTCGCGCTGCATGAATCTGCCGACCGTCCACTGGCTGAACTGCCGGTGGCTCAAGCGGATTCGATCATGCTCATCGTTGGCCCCGAAGGTGGCATCAGCGACGCCGAACTCGACCGGCTGGCCGAGGCGGGGGCAACCGCGGTGCGGCTGGGGCCGACGGTGCTGCGCACCACGACGGCCGCGGCGGTGGCCCTCGGCGCATTGGGTGTGCTGACCGGACGCTGGTCGGATCAGCGTCGGTAG
- the dnaJ gene encoding molecular chaperone DnaJ produces MARDYYGLLGVSKGASDQELKRAYRKLAREYHPDVNPDEEAQHKFKEISAAYEVLSDPEKRRIVDLGGDPLEGAAAGANGFSGFGGLGDVFEAFFGGGGAARGPIGRVRPGSDSLLRMRLDLSECATGVTKQVTVDTAVLCDVCQGKGTHGNSTPVACDTCGGRGEVQTVQRSLLGQVMTSRPCPTCRGVGEVIPDPCHRCAGDGRVRARRDISVKIPAGVGDGMRVRLAAQGEVGPGGGPAGDLYVEVHEQQHDIFVRDGDDLHCTVSVPMVDAALGTSVTVDGILDGLTEITIAPGTQPGSVTTLRGHGMPHLRSGVRGDLHAHIEVTVPGKLDARAKELLSEFKTRSHAEPEVKSTHAVAGNSGGLFSRLRETFSGR; encoded by the coding sequence GTGGCACGGGACTATTACGGCTTGCTCGGGGTGAGCAAGGGCGCCAGCGATCAGGAGCTCAAGCGCGCCTATCGGAAGCTGGCCCGCGAATACCATCCCGACGTCAACCCCGACGAAGAGGCCCAGCACAAGTTCAAGGAGATCAGCGCCGCCTACGAGGTGCTCTCCGATCCGGAGAAGCGGCGCATCGTCGACCTCGGCGGTGACCCGCTGGAGGGCGCCGCGGCAGGAGCCAACGGCTTCAGCGGCTTCGGCGGTCTGGGTGATGTGTTCGAGGCGTTCTTCGGCGGCGGTGGTGCGGCGCGCGGCCCGATCGGCCGGGTGCGGCCGGGATCGGACTCGCTGCTGCGCATGCGCCTGGATCTCTCGGAGTGCGCGACCGGGGTGACCAAGCAGGTCACCGTCGACACCGCGGTGCTCTGTGATGTGTGTCAGGGCAAGGGAACTCACGGCAACTCCACACCCGTGGCCTGTGACACCTGTGGCGGGCGGGGCGAGGTGCAGACGGTGCAGCGATCGCTGCTGGGTCAGGTCATGACCTCGCGGCCCTGCCCGACCTGCCGCGGTGTCGGCGAGGTCATTCCGGATCCCTGCCACCGCTGCGCCGGCGACGGACGAGTGCGTGCGCGCCGCGATATCAGCGTGAAGATTCCGGCCGGTGTCGGCGATGGCATGCGGGTTCGGTTGGCCGCGCAGGGCGAGGTCGGCCCCGGCGGCGGCCCGGCGGGCGACCTGTACGTCGAGGTGCACGAGCAGCAGCACGACATCTTCGTCCGTGACGGCGACGACCTGCACTGCACCGTGTCGGTACCGATGGTCGACGCCGCGCTCGGCACGTCGGTCACCGTCGACGGCATCCTCGACGGGCTGACCGAGATCACCATCGCGCCGGGAACCCAACCCGGTTCGGTGACCACGCTGCGCGGGCACGGTATGCCGCATCTGCGTTCCGGTGTGCGGGGTGACCTGCATGCCCACATCGAGGTGACGGTGCCCGGCAAGCTTGACGCCCGGGCCAAGGAACTGCTCTCCGAGTTCAAGACCCGCAGCCATGCCGAGCCCGAGGTCAAGTCCACGCACGCCGTTGCAGGCAATAGCGGCGGACTGTTCAGCCGGCTCCGCGAAACATTCAGCGGCCGTTAG
- the hrcA gene encoding heat-inducible transcriptional repressor HrcA codes for MGSADDRRFEVLRAIVADFVATKEPIGSKALVDRHNLGVSSATVRNDMAVLEAEGYITQPHTSSGRVPTEKGYREFVNRIDDVKPLSGSERRAILQFLESGVDLDDVLRRAVKLLAQLTRQVAIVQYPTLSTSTVRHLEIVALTPARLLMVVITDSGRVDQRIVELGDTIDDHQLAQLRELLGQALEGKRLAAASIAVADLAARLDGSGGLGDAVGRSATVLLESLVEHNEERLLMGGTANLTRNTADFGGSLRSVLEALEEQVVVLRLLAASQEAGKVTVRIGQETEAEQMAGTSVISTTYGSSGTVYGGMGVLGPTRMDYPGTIANVAAVAMYIGDVLGHRAG; via the coding sequence ATGGGAAGTGCTGACGACCGTCGCTTCGAGGTGCTCCGTGCCATCGTCGCCGACTTCGTGGCGACCAAGGAACCGATCGGTTCCAAAGCCCTCGTCGATCGACACAACCTGGGCGTATCCAGCGCCACGGTGCGCAATGACATGGCGGTACTCGAAGCCGAGGGCTACATCACTCAGCCCCACACCAGCTCGGGGCGAGTGCCCACCGAGAAGGGGTACCGCGAGTTCGTCAACCGGATCGACGACGTCAAACCGTTGTCGGGCTCCGAGCGGCGGGCGATCCTTCAGTTCCTGGAATCCGGTGTCGACCTCGACGACGTGCTGCGGCGTGCGGTGAAGCTGCTGGCCCAGCTGACCCGGCAGGTCGCGATCGTCCAGTACCCGACGCTGTCGACGTCGACGGTGCGGCATCTGGAGATCGTGGCGCTGACGCCGGCCCGGCTGCTGATGGTGGTGATCACCGACTCCGGCCGGGTCGATCAGCGAATCGTCGAGCTGGGCGACACCATCGACGACCACCAGCTGGCCCAGTTGCGCGAACTGCTCGGGCAGGCGCTGGAGGGCAAACGGCTGGCCGCGGCGTCGATTGCGGTCGCCGACCTGGCTGCGCGGCTGGACGGGTCGGGCGGACTCGGCGACGCCGTCGGCCGGTCGGCCACGGTGCTCCTGGAGTCGCTGGTGGAGCACAACGAAGAACGTCTACTGATGGGCGGCACCGCCAACCTGACCCGCAACACCGCGGACTTCGGTGGATCGCTGCGTTCCGTCCTCGAAGCCCTCGAGGAACAGGTCGTGGTGCTTCGCCTGCTGGCCGCGTCACAGGAAGCGGGTAAGGTCACGGTGCGCATCGGCCAGGAAACCGAGGCTGAGCAGATGGCCGGAACATCGGTGATCAGCACGACCTACGGCAGCTCGGGCACCGTGTACGGCGGCATGGGTGTTTTGGGACCCACCAGAATGGACTATCCGGGAACTATCGCCAACGTCGCAGCAGTTGCGATGTACATCGGCGATGTCCTAGGACACCGAGCCGGCTAG
- a CDS encoding type II toxin-antitoxin system VapB family antitoxin: MIFKGVRDGKPYPDHNLTYRDWSQIPPRQIRLDELVTTTTVLALDRLLSEDSTFYGDLFPHAVRWRGVIYLEDGLHRAVRAALRNRTVLHARVYDMDGGVADQFSAS, translated from the coding sequence ATGATCTTCAAGGGCGTTCGGGACGGCAAGCCATACCCCGACCACAACCTGACCTACCGCGACTGGTCCCAGATTCCGCCGCGACAGATTCGCCTCGACGAGCTGGTCACGACGACTACAGTGCTGGCACTGGACCGCCTGCTGTCCGAAGACTCCACGTTCTACGGCGACCTCTTCCCGCACGCGGTCCGGTGGCGCGGCGTCATCTACCTCGAGGACGGCCTGCACCGCGCGGTCCGGGCCGCGCTTCGTAATCGCACCGTCCTGCACGCACGGGTCTACGACATGGACGGCGGCGTAGCCGACCAGTTCTCGGCCAGCTGA
- a CDS encoding sensor histidine kinase, giving the protein MIAIGAVAVMSLRDEAMSLANSQVSNSLAAFSYSYAKAKRYGDMEQPPEDGSASHGDFDEFPGQGPGTVIAMLRDDRVVYASAFTDGEPVPAPPDALRALEKINWAGGDPQTVDLGDMGSHRVGHRDFPGGERLVSAVSLDLANKTVAGKGLTVVILVIVAVALTALGTMIVVNYALRPLRRVADVAAKVAALPLDPTDYRITARVSPADTDRASEIGVVGHTLNRLLTNVDTALGDIAASDRRTRQFLTDASHELRTPLAAILGYAELTRQDSDALPPTTEYALARIEAESRRMTSLVADLLLLSRLDEGGDLELEDLDLCDVVADAVNDAAVSAPDHHFMIDLPDEAIWVHGDRARLHQLLANLLGNARVHTPAGVTVSTSLTTGSDGQVELVVSDDGPGIPDEIMPNLFGRFVRADKSRSRDLGCSGLGLAIVLSIVEAHGGTVNAQSRPGRTQFTVRLPAAGQLAENWSATPPSMS; this is encoded by the coding sequence ATGATCGCCATCGGCGCGGTTGCGGTGATGAGTCTGCGCGACGAGGCGATGAGTCTGGCCAACAGTCAGGTGTCCAATTCGCTTGCCGCCTTTAGCTATTCGTACGCCAAAGCCAAGCGGTACGGGGACATGGAGCAACCGCCCGAAGATGGCAGTGCCAGTCACGGCGACTTCGATGAGTTTCCGGGCCAGGGGCCTGGCACGGTGATCGCGATGCTGCGCGACGACAGGGTGGTCTATGCCAGCGCCTTCACCGACGGCGAACCCGTCCCGGCTCCGCCCGACGCACTGCGCGCGTTGGAGAAGATCAACTGGGCCGGCGGCGATCCGCAGACCGTCGACCTGGGCGACATGGGCTCGCACCGGGTCGGGCACCGGGATTTCCCCGGCGGTGAGCGGCTGGTGTCGGCGGTCTCGCTGGATCTGGCGAACAAGACCGTCGCGGGCAAAGGCCTGACCGTGGTGATCCTGGTGATCGTGGCTGTGGCGCTCACCGCGTTGGGAACGATGATCGTGGTGAACTACGCGTTGCGGCCGCTGCGGCGCGTCGCGGACGTCGCTGCCAAGGTCGCCGCCCTTCCCCTGGACCCCACCGACTACCGGATCACCGCCCGGGTGAGCCCGGCCGACACCGACCGGGCCAGTGAGATCGGGGTCGTCGGGCATACCCTCAACCGGCTGCTGACCAATGTCGACACCGCGCTCGGCGACATCGCGGCCTCCGACCGCCGAACACGCCAGTTCCTCACCGACGCCAGCCATGAACTGCGCACACCGCTGGCCGCGATCCTCGGCTACGCCGAGCTGACCCGCCAGGACAGCGACGCGCTGCCGCCGACCACCGAATACGCGCTGGCCCGCATCGAGGCGGAGTCCCGCAGGATGACCTCGTTGGTGGCCGACCTGCTCCTGCTGTCGCGGCTCGACGAGGGCGGCGACCTCGAACTCGAGGATCTCGACCTATGCGACGTCGTCGCCGACGCGGTCAACGACGCCGCCGTGAGCGCCCCGGATCATCACTTCATGATCGACCTGCCCGACGAGGCGATCTGGGTTCACGGTGATCGTGCCCGGCTGCATCAGCTGCTGGCGAACCTGCTCGGCAACGCGCGGGTACACACCCCGGCGGGAGTCACCGTCAGCACGTCGCTCACCACGGGCAGTGACGGGCAGGTGGAGCTCGTCGTGAGCGACGACGGGCCCGGTATTCCCGACGAGATCATGCCCAACCTGTTCGGCCGGTTCGTCCGGGCCGACAAGTCGCGGTCGCGGGACCTTGGCTGCAGTGGACTCGGTCTGGCAATCGTGCTGTCGATCGTAGAAGCGCACGGCGGCACGGTGAACGCGCAATCCCGCCCGGGCAGAACTCAATTCACGGTGCGCCTGCCCGCCGCCGGTCAGCTGGCCGAGAACTGGTCGGCTACGCCGCCGTCCATGTCGTAG
- a CDS encoding response regulator transcription factor translates to MAIPVAPSSSRPLRPRQAILGQLPRISRADGSPIRVLLVDDEPALTNLVKMALHYEGWEVETAGDGRDALSKFREFEPDLLVLDIMLPDTDGLQILKMTRETEGYTPTLFLTARDSVMDRVTGLTAGADDYLTKPFSLEELVARLRGLLRRSKATTAPEDEVLKVGDLVLDGPSREVTRGDEQISLTTTEFELLRYLMRNPRRAVTRAEILDRVWNYGFGGRSSIVDLYISYLRRKVDAGREPMIHTVRGVGYMLRPQR, encoded by the coding sequence ATGGCTATCCCGGTCGCACCGTCGTCGTCCCGTCCTCTCCGCCCCCGTCAGGCCATCCTCGGTCAGCTCCCGCGCATCTCCCGCGCCGATGGTTCGCCTATCCGCGTGCTGCTCGTCGACGACGAGCCGGCGCTGACGAATCTGGTCAAGATGGCGCTGCACTACGAAGGCTGGGAAGTGGAGACGGCGGGCGACGGTCGTGACGCATTGTCGAAGTTCCGGGAGTTCGAGCCCGATCTGCTGGTGCTCGACATCATGCTGCCCGACACAGACGGACTGCAGATCCTCAAGATGACGAGGGAGACCGAGGGCTATACCCCGACGCTGTTTCTGACGGCGCGGGACTCGGTGATGGACCGGGTTACGGGGCTGACTGCGGGTGCCGACGACTATCTGACCAAGCCGTTCAGCCTGGAGGAACTGGTCGCCCGGTTGCGGGGCCTGCTGCGGAGGTCCAAGGCCACCACCGCCCCTGAGGACGAGGTGCTGAAGGTGGGCGATCTGGTGTTGGACGGCCCGAGCCGTGAGGTCACCCGGGGCGACGAGCAGATCTCCTTGACCACCACCGAGTTCGAGCTGCTGCGCTACCTGATGCGCAACCCGCGCCGCGCCGTCACGCGCGCCGAGATCCTCGACCGGGTGTGGAACTACGGCTTCGGTGGCCGGTCCAGCATTGTCGACCTCTATATCTCCTATCTCCGCCGCAAAGTCGACGCCGGACGCGAACCGATGATCCATACGGTGCGCGGCGTCGGCTACATGCTGCGGCCGCAGCGGTGA
- a CDS encoding SulP family inorganic anion transporter: MSTLLRYDLPASLVVFLVALPLSLGIAIASDAPVLAGLIAAIVGGVVAGALGGSPLQVSGPAAGLTVIVAGLVAEFGWAVTCAITVCAGIVQVLLGVSRVGRAALAISPMVVHAMLAGIGITIALQQVHVLLGGSSESSAWRNITELPGQLLAADHAGLAVGLLVIGILVSWRWMPAKIRKVPGPLVAIVVASAVSVLFAMNVPRIQLNGSLLDALKPPGLPEGNWGAFATGVITVALIASVESLLTAVAVDRMQDGPRSNLNRELVGQGAANVVSGAIGGLPITGVIVRSSANVAAGAKTRASAMLHGVWVLVFALPFAGLAQQIPTAALAGLLIVIGIQLVKLSHIKTARRTGDIAVYLVTITGVVFLNLLEGVLLGLALAVALTVWRVARARVHAQPADDDDDDNDDWRVAVEGSATFLSLPQLHKTLASVPPGVRVTLEISVDFIDHAAHQVIEDWQRQHEASGGSVLIQEVGSVELSSALDGPPQRAFGMIDKRLGIVPWSSWQDPVTTNGHERRDTPAQSVLDGLEVYHRRTAPQIRPHMEKLAHTNTAETLFITCTDARIVPNAITSSGPGDLFTVRNVGNLVPADQHDHSVEAAIAFAVGRLNVSSIVVCGHSACSAMHAALREQGVAAQHPPGEEHLRSWLKYAQPALDAFDEGRHPIAQSAAEQGFNTADQLSMVSVAVQVDTLVRHPLIRDLHEQGRLKIIGLFYDIGSAQVLHVEPASALSLQTNGIAVR; the protein is encoded by the coding sequence ATGTCCACCCTCCTGCGCTACGACCTACCGGCCTCGCTGGTGGTCTTCCTGGTGGCTTTACCACTGTCTTTGGGTATCGCCATCGCCTCTGACGCGCCTGTGCTGGCGGGCCTGATCGCGGCGATCGTCGGCGGTGTGGTCGCAGGCGCTCTGGGCGGCTCGCCGTTGCAGGTCAGCGGTCCCGCCGCCGGACTGACGGTGATCGTCGCCGGCCTGGTTGCCGAATTCGGCTGGGCTGTGACCTGCGCCATCACCGTCTGCGCCGGCATCGTGCAGGTACTGCTGGGAGTCAGCCGGGTCGGCCGCGCCGCGCTGGCGATCTCGCCGATGGTGGTGCACGCCATGCTGGCCGGCATCGGCATCACGATCGCGCTCCAGCAGGTCCACGTCCTGCTGGGCGGTAGCTCCGAGAGCTCGGCCTGGCGCAACATCACCGAACTGCCCGGTCAGCTGCTCGCCGCTGATCACGCCGGGTTGGCCGTCGGCCTGTTGGTGATCGGGATCCTGGTGAGCTGGCGCTGGATGCCGGCGAAGATTCGCAAGGTGCCCGGCCCGCTGGTCGCGATTGTCGTCGCCAGCGCTGTGTCGGTGCTGTTCGCGATGAATGTGCCGCGCATCCAGCTCAACGGTTCACTGCTCGACGCCTTGAAGCCGCCGGGCCTGCCGGAGGGCAACTGGGGCGCGTTCGCCACGGGCGTAATAACCGTCGCACTGATCGCCAGCGTCGAAAGCCTGCTCACCGCGGTCGCCGTGGACCGCATGCAGGACGGCCCGCGGTCCAATCTGAACCGCGAACTCGTTGGACAGGGCGCTGCCAACGTCGTCTCCGGTGCGATCGGCGGACTCCCGATCACGGGTGTGATCGTGCGCAGCTCGGCCAACGTGGCCGCCGGAGCCAAGACCCGTGCGTCGGCGATGTTGCACGGTGTATGGGTTTTGGTCTTCGCCCTGCCGTTCGCCGGTTTGGCCCAGCAGATCCCGACCGCGGCGCTGGCCGGGCTGCTGATCGTGATCGGCATTCAGCTGGTCAAGCTCAGCCACATCAAGACCGCACGTCGAACCGGCGATATCGCGGTCTACCTGGTGACGATCACCGGGGTGGTCTTCCTCAACCTGCTCGAAGGTGTCCTGCTCGGGCTCGCGCTGGCGGTCGCGCTGACCGTCTGGCGGGTCGCGCGGGCCAGGGTCCATGCCCAGCCGGCCGACGATGATGACGACGACAACGACGATTGGCGCGTCGCCGTCGAAGGGTCGGCGACGTTCCTGTCGCTGCCCCAGCTGCACAAGACGTTGGCGTCGGTGCCACCGGGTGTGCGCGTCACACTGGAGATTTCGGTCGACTTCATCGACCACGCCGCACACCAGGTGATCGAGGACTGGCAGCGGCAGCACGAGGCGTCCGGCGGCAGCGTGCTGATCCAGGAAGTCGGCTCCGTCGAGCTGAGCAGCGCCCTGGACGGGCCGCCACAGCGCGCCTTCGGCATGATCGACAAGCGGCTCGGCATCGTGCCGTGGAGTTCGTGGCAGGACCCGGTCACCACGAACGGCCACGAACGGCGCGACACCCCAGCCCAGTCCGTTCTCGACGGCCTCGAGGTGTACCACCGAAGGACCGCTCCCCAAATACGGCCGCACATGGAGAAATTGGCGCATACCAACACGGCCGAGACGCTGTTCATCACGTGCACCGACGCCCGGATCGTGCCCAACGCGATCACCAGCAGCGGGCCGGGTGATCTGTTCACCGTGCGCAACGTCGGCAACCTGGTGCCCGCCGACCAACACGATCACTCCGTGGAAGCGGCGATCGCCTTCGCGGTTGGCAGGTTGAACGTGTCATCGATCGTCGTATGCGGTCATTCCGCCTGCAGCGCAATGCATGCCGCGTTGCGGGAACAGGGCGTCGCGGCGCAGCACCCACCCGGCGAGGAGCACCTCCGGTCCTGGCTGAAGTACGCCCAGCCAGCACTGGACGCCTTCGATGAGGGCCGGCACCCGATAGCGCAATCGGCCGCCGAGCAGGGCTTCAACACCGCCGACCAGCTGAGCATGGTCAGTGTCGCCGTCCAGGTCGACACCCTGGTGCGTCACCCGCTGATCCGTGATCTGCACGAGCAGGGCCGACTGAAGATCATCGGCCTGTTCTATGACATCGGCAGTGCCCAAGTTCTGCATGTCGAGCCAGCGTCGGCACTGTCGTTGCAGACCAACGGTATTGCGGTCCGATGA
- the hemW gene encoding radical SAM family heme chaperone HemW, with protein sequence MSVRPAPAALPELALTPGTAFGVYVHVPFCATRCGYCDFNTYTAAELGGASPQGWLTALRSELELTAALLGEVPVDTVFVGGGTPSLLGGDGLTAVLDAIRANFTVAAQAEVTTEANPESTSPAFFADIRAAGYTRVSLGMQSTARRVLAVLDRTHSPGRPLQAAAEAMAAGFEHVNIDLIYGTPGESDDDLARSVDAALSAGVDHISAYALVVEDGTALARRVRRGEVAAPDDDVLAHRYELLDQRLAAAGLSWYEVSNWSRPGGECRHNIGYWNGGQWWGAGPGAHGFIGDTRWWNVKHPNAYAELLADGRLPVADFERLDADARHIENVLLGIRLRTGLPVAALTESEQLRAGRAVDDGLLTRAGERLLLTDRGRLLADAVVRDLLDD encoded by the coding sequence ATGTCGGTCCGTCCCGCACCGGCCGCCCTACCGGAACTCGCCCTGACGCCCGGCACGGCGTTCGGCGTCTATGTCCATGTGCCGTTCTGCGCTACCCGGTGCGGGTACTGCGACTTCAACACGTATACGGCTGCCGAGCTCGGCGGCGCCTCGCCGCAGGGCTGGCTGACCGCGCTGCGCTCGGAACTGGAGTTGACCGCCGCCCTGCTGGGGGAAGTGCCTGTCGACACGGTCTTCGTCGGCGGCGGCACCCCGTCGCTGCTCGGTGGCGACGGGTTGACCGCGGTGCTCGACGCCATCCGCGCGAACTTCACGGTGGCCGCGCAGGCGGAGGTCACCACCGAGGCCAACCCGGAGTCGACGTCACCGGCCTTCTTCGCCGACATCCGCGCCGCCGGCTACACCCGGGTGTCGCTGGGCATGCAGTCCACGGCGCGTCGGGTGCTGGCGGTCCTGGACCGGACCCACTCGCCGGGACGGCCGCTGCAGGCCGCGGCCGAGGCGATGGCAGCCGGCTTCGAGCACGTCAACATCGACCTCATCTACGGGACGCCGGGGGAGTCCGACGACGATTTGGCACGTTCGGTCGATGCCGCGCTGAGTGCCGGCGTCGACCACATCTCGGCCTACGCCCTGGTGGTCGAGGACGGTACGGCGCTGGCTCGCCGGGTGCGCCGCGGCGAAGTCGCGGCGCCCGACGACGATGTGCTCGCGCACCGCTACGAACTGCTCGACCAGCGGCTGGCGGCGGCGGGGCTGAGCTGGTACGAGGTGTCCAACTGGAGTCGTCCGGGCGGTGAGTGCAGGCACAACATCGGCTACTGGAACGGTGGGCAGTGGTGGGGTGCGGGTCCCGGAGCGCACGGGTTCATCGGCGACACCCGGTGGTGGAATGTCAAGCACCCCAACGCTTACGCCGAGCTGCTGGCTGACGGGCGGCTGCCGGTGGCAGATTTCGAGCGCCTCGACGCCGATGCCCGTCACATCGAGAACGTGCTGCTGGGAATCAGGTTGCGCACCGGTTTGCCGGTCGCCGCGCTGACCGAGTCCGAACAGTTGCGTGCGGGCCGGGCGGTGGACGACGGGCTGCTGACGCGGGCCGGAGAGCGGTTGCTGCTCACCGACCGTGGCCGGCTGCTGGCCGATGCCGTGGTGCGCGACCTCCTCGACGACTGA
- a CDS encoding Ms4527A family Cys-rich leader peptide: MSAPQNLRRVALVARRHVDFKRVCTCCCLA; the protein is encoded by the coding sequence ATGTCCGCCCCCCAGAACCTGCGCCGTGTGGCACTGGTGGCTCGGCGGCATGTGGATTTCAAGCGCGTCTGTACCTGTTGTTGTCTGGCTTGA